A single window of Fimbriimonadaceae bacterium DNA harbors:
- a CDS encoding glycosyltransferase, translating into MTPDAAGRRLSIAMFTDSALPVLNGVSVSVDQLVRGLRALGHSVSLFTSGYPGHVESDPNTVRFHSVLTPWAPGYPLSVPPFYGYLREFRRRRFDVVHCHTPFTVGMVGLRWAQSEETAVVATYHTQYDKYAHYVPFLPHRYTRFKIAKHTNYFYNHVARVVTPSDAAGLWLRRHAVRTPYVVVPTGVRLPPPDMRGPARARFDLGPADTVVLYAGRIAREKNLPVLVAAMAPLLAESSRLHLWVVGDGPQREELRTLARQTGVGDRVRFFGFVSREEIDQYYAAADVFAFTSMTETQGLVVVEAMAHGLPAVVVQGGGAGAAVRDGENGFLVSNRPQEVTEALRQIITDRRLAERLSAGARETAAEYTVEKMVSRVVAVYHEALGTERADIQTVAVD; encoded by the coding sequence GTGACCCCAGACGCCGCCGGCCGCCGGTTGAGCATCGCGATGTTCACCGACAGCGCGTTGCCGGTCTTGAACGGCGTCAGCGTTTCTGTCGACCAACTGGTCCGGGGCCTGCGTGCCCTGGGGCACTCAGTGTCACTCTTCACGTCCGGCTACCCCGGGCATGTTGAGAGCGACCCCAACACCGTCCGGTTCCACAGTGTCTTGACCCCATGGGCACCCGGTTACCCGCTGAGCGTCCCCCCGTTCTACGGTTACCTGCGCGAGTTCCGCCGACGCCGGTTCGACGTCGTGCACTGCCACACCCCGTTCACGGTCGGTATGGTGGGCCTCCGGTGGGCGCAGTCCGAGGAGACGGCCGTCGTCGCCACCTACCACACCCAGTACGACAAGTACGCCCACTACGTCCCGTTCCTGCCCCATCGGTACACCCGGTTCAAGATCGCCAAGCACACCAACTACTTCTACAACCACGTCGCCCGTGTGGTCACCCCCAGCGACGCGGCCGGGCTGTGGCTCCGCCGGCACGCCGTGCGGACACCCTATGTCGTGGTCCCGACGGGGGTCCGCCTCCCCCCGCCCGATATGCGCGGGCCCGCCCGCGCCCGCTTCGACCTTGGCCCCGCGGACACCGTCGTCTTGTATGCCGGCCGGATCGCCCGAGAGAAGAACCTGCCCGTCCTCGTCGCCGCTATGGCCCCCCTTCTCGCCGAATCGTCCCGCCTCCACCTGTGGGTCGTCGGCGACGGTCCCCAGCGTGAAGAACTGCGCACCCTGGCGCGCCAGACCGGGGTCGGTGACCGGGTCCGGTTCTTTGGCTTTGTCTCCCGCGAAGAGATCGACCAGTACTATGCCGCCGCCGACGTCTTCGCCTTCACTTCGATGACGGAGACCCAGGGCTTGGTCGTCGTGGAGGCGATGGCCCACGGTCTGCCTGCCGTCGTCGTCCAAGGCGGCGGGGCCGGTGCCGCCGTCCGCGACGGCGAGAACGGGTTCCTGGTCTCCAACCGGCCCCAAGAGGTCACCGAGGCGTTGCGCCAGATCATCACCGACCGGCGCCTCGCCGAACGTCTGTCCGCCGGCGCACGCGAAACCGCCGCGGAATACACGGTCGAGAAGATGGTCTCGCGGGTCGTCGCGGTGTACCATGAGGCCCTTGGGACCGAACGAGCAGACATCCAAACCGTCGCGGTGGACTGA
- a CDS encoding helix-turn-helix domain-containing protein, protein MAGSTKSFDPLEYIENAYLDTKKGSKSASSSEPKRFRKTQLSAPRPRRAKNKQPEQVIDQGLKELLESLPRHMEFLGRFFSDNVTARYYQGEFGETREQLIRRLVDPVLTLEDVSRLLGVCPATVRRYTNRGWLEHHRTAGGQRRFRLSGLAKFVEEHGRLPEE, encoded by the coding sequence ATGGCCGGTTCGACGAAGTCCTTTGATCCGCTTGAGTACATCGAAAACGCGTATCTCGACACCAAGAAGGGGAGCAAGTCGGCAAGCTCGTCGGAGCCCAAGCGCTTCCGCAAGACGCAGTTGAGCGCCCCGCGCCCACGCCGCGCCAAGAACAAGCAGCCCGAGCAAGTCATCGACCAGGGCCTCAAGGAACTCTTGGAGAGCCTGCCCCGGCACATGGAGTTCCTCGGTCGGTTCTTCAGCGACAACGTGACCGCCCGCTACTACCAAGGCGAGTTCGGCGAGACCCGCGAGCAGTTGATCCGCCGCCTCGTCGACCCGGTCCTTACCCTGGAAGACGTCAGCCGCCTTCTGGGCGTCTGCCCCGCCACCGTCCGGCGGTACACCAACCGGGGCTGGCTGGAGCACCACCGCACGGCGGGCGGACAGCGCCGCTTCCGCTTGAGCGGCCTCGCTAAGTTCGTCGAAGAGCACGGTAGACTCCCCGAGGAGTGA
- the queA gene encoding tRNA preQ1(34) S-adenosylmethionine ribosyltransferase-isomerase QueA translates to MRTGELDYELPEELIAQEPLADRSASRLMRVDRITGAVRHLVFRDIVEEFEPGDLLVLNNTRVSALRLVGRKSSGGEAEALLLREVDDGLFECLLRPAKRLKPGTRVAFGDGLDGTVEVGEDGPLRRIRLHGQRWRDKLQEHGTVPLPPYIQSAHDQRERYQTVYATRPGSAAAPTAGLHFTPSLLEAIKGRGVDIAFVTLDVSLDTFRPIQTETVESYQIHGETCEMPPETAELIANCQRRVWAVGTTSVRTIESFSDGPRQVTPGRKKTSIFITPGYTFRNVDAIVTNFHMPRTTMLAMLCAFTCQKHLFDAYEEAVKAKYRFLSFGDAMILA, encoded by the coding sequence GTGAGGACCGGCGAGCTCGACTACGAACTGCCCGAGGAGCTCATTGCCCAAGAGCCCCTGGCGGACCGGTCCGCCTCGCGCCTGATGCGGGTGGACCGGATCACCGGGGCGGTCCGTCACCTGGTCTTCCGCGACATCGTCGAGGAGTTCGAGCCGGGCGACCTCCTCGTCCTCAACAACACGCGCGTCAGCGCGCTCCGACTCGTCGGCCGAAAGTCCAGCGGCGGCGAAGCAGAGGCACTCCTCCTCCGTGAGGTCGATGACGGCCTGTTCGAGTGCCTTCTCCGCCCGGCCAAGCGGCTCAAGCCTGGGACGCGGGTCGCCTTTGGCGACGGCCTCGACGGCACGGTGGAAGTGGGAGAGGACGGCCCCCTCCGGCGGATCCGCCTCCACGGCCAAAGGTGGCGGGACAAGCTGCAGGAACACGGCACGGTGCCCCTTCCTCCATATATCCAATCCGCGCATGACCAGCGAGAACGTTATCAGACCGTTTACGCGACTCGTCCCGGCAGTGCGGCGGCCCCGACGGCCGGATTGCACTTCACCCCTTCGCTCCTCGAAGCGATCAAGGGAAGGGGGGTCGATATCGCTTTCGTCACCCTCGATGTGAGCCTCGACACGTTCCGTCCGATCCAGACCGAGACGGTCGAGTCGTACCAGATCCACGGCGAGACCTGCGAGATGCCTCCGGAAACGGCAGAATTGATTGCCAATTGCCAACGTCGAGTCTGGGCGGTCGGCACCACCTCCGTCCGCACGATCGAGTCCTTCTCCGACGGCCCCCGCCAAGTCACCCCGGGCCGAAAGAAGACGTCAATTTTTATCACGCCAGGCTACACATTCCGCAATGTGGACGCCATCGTCACGAACTTCCACATGCCCCGCACCACGATGCTGGCCATGCTGTGCGCGTTCACCTGTCAAAAACACCTGTTCGACGCCTATGAGGAGGCGGTGAAGGCAAAGTACAGGTTCCTCTCCTTTGGAGATGCGATGATTCTCGCGTGA
- a CDS encoding thymidine kinase, which translates to MKRPGEITVVCGSMFAGKTEELIRRARRALYAQKKVQVFKPAIDRRFDAVRIVSHMGVSLESTPVSGVDELVSLVRPDTDVVVVEECQFFDDRIVDAVVAWADGGKEVVAAGLDQDFRRMPFGPMPQLLALADEVVKLRAICIRCGALASHTQRLVDGKPAKWDDPIVLVGATEAYEARCRRCHQVARPKRQGLRA; encoded by the coding sequence ATGAAGCGTCCTGGCGAGATCACCGTCGTCTGCGGCAGCATGTTCGCGGGCAAGACCGAAGAGCTGATCCGACGTGCTCGACGTGCCCTTTACGCCCAAAAGAAGGTCCAGGTCTTCAAGCCGGCCATTGACCGCCGGTTCGACGCCGTCCGGATCGTCTCACATATGGGAGTCTCGCTGGAGTCCACTCCCGTGAGCGGCGTCGACGAACTGGTCTCCTTGGTGCGGCCCGACACCGACGTCGTCGTCGTGGAAGAATGCCAGTTCTTTGACGACCGGATCGTCGACGCCGTCGTCGCGTGGGCGGACGGGGGCAAGGAGGTCGTTGCCGCCGGACTTGACCAAGATTTCCGGCGCATGCCGTTCGGACCGATGCCGCAACTCTTGGCCCTCGCCGACGAGGTCGTCAAGCTCCGGGCGATCTGCATCCGGTGCGGCGCCCTGGCCAGCCACACCCAACGCCTCGTGGACGGAAAGCCCGCAAAGTGGGACGACCCGATCGTCTTGGTCGGGGCGACCGAGGCCTACGAAGCCCGGTGCCGCCGGTGCCACCAGGTGGCGCGGCCCAAGCGTCAGGGTTTGAGGGCGTAG
- a CDS encoding HAD-IA family hydrolase, with translation MPIRVISFDCAQTLVEARWNPSGVACESAEAAGLRFDRQVAGEVYDRLLASRWGGFRQINLQRSEAACGAWWKELTSDWLDRVGLGRGHTDAVVHEADRIIYGPPSRVFRLYDDVLPCLATLQTMGFPMVVVSNWDNSLHRVLREFALTDWFAHVLASMEEGWEKPDPRLFQALFDRAGVRPDEVLHIGDNPLDDVRGAKEAGCHALLLDRSASQSAEGVLATLADLPKVVEG, from the coding sequence ATGCCGATCCGTGTCATCAGCTTTGACTGCGCCCAGACGCTGGTCGAGGCGAGGTGGAACCCCTCGGGCGTCGCCTGTGAGTCTGCCGAAGCGGCCGGACTCCGCTTTGACCGGCAAGTGGCCGGCGAGGTGTATGACCGGTTACTGGCCTCCCGCTGGGGTGGCTTCCGCCAGATCAACCTTCAGCGCAGCGAGGCGGCCTGTGGTGCCTGGTGGAAGGAACTGACCAGTGACTGGCTCGACCGCGTCGGGCTGGGACGCGGGCACACCGACGCCGTCGTGCACGAGGCCGACCGGATCATCTATGGCCCGCCGTCGCGGGTGTTCCGCCTCTATGACGACGTCTTGCCCTGCTTGGCGACGCTCCAGACGATGGGGTTCCCAATGGTCGTCGTGAGCAATTGGGACAACTCGCTCCACCGGGTCTTGCGTGAGTTCGCTCTGACCGACTGGTTCGCCCACGTGCTCGCCAGCATGGAAGAAGGCTGGGAGAAGCCCGACCCCCGTCTGTTCCAGGCCCTCTTTGACCGGGCCGGCGTCCGGCCCGACGAGGTGCTCCACATCGGCGACAACCCCCTGGACGACGTGCGCGGGGCCAAGGAGGCCGGCTGCCACGCCCTGCTCCTCGACCGTTCAGCGAGCCAATCGGCCGAAGGCGTGCTGGCGACGCTCGCCGACCTGCCCAAGGTGGTTGAAGGGTGA
- a CDS encoding zinc ribbon domain-containing protein, protein MPVYEYRCGACGAKVALLMGVTAEPDEEVCPRCGGRQLTRLMSRFRRGRNEDTRIDELADDLEAMGEPDSPSAMRGMVREMGKAMDEDLGDEMEEMFEADMEDGDE, encoded by the coding sequence ATGCCCGTCTATGAGTACCGTTGCGGCGCCTGTGGCGCCAAGGTGGCTCTCCTCATGGGTGTCACCGCCGAACCCGACGAGGAGGTCTGCCCCCGATGCGGCGGCCGCCAACTCACCCGGCTCATGAGCAGGTTTCGTCGGGGCCGGAACGAAGACACCCGGATCGACGAGTTGGCCGACGACCTAGAGGCCATGGGCGAGCCCGACAGCCCTTCGGCGATGCGCGGCATGGTCCGCGAGATGGGCAAGGCGATGGACGAGGACTTGGGCGACGAGATGGAAGAGATGTTCGAGGCGGACATGGAGGACGGAGACGAATGA